In Cydia amplana chromosome 2, ilCydAmpl1.1, whole genome shotgun sequence, the following proteins share a genomic window:
- the LOC134660055 gene encoding protein Wnt-4-like, with protein sequence MELFWKVLSFQLLLAQAQANWWNLAAPSPVQGNTSLDTFTLHKENCQRLDYLGERQKQLCLLSDKMVQVLQTGALQAVEECQHQFRHSRWNCSTVQNSTDIFGGVLKYKSREAAFVHALSSAALAHAVARACSRGELNECSCDSRVRKRTPRHWQWGGCSEDIRYGEIYSRDFVDSKEDKNTDEGLMNLHNNEAGRRAVRGRMQRVCKCHGMSGSCSVRVCWRRLPQLRAVGDALTTRYEGASHVKVVERKRGKNIRKLRPLHADMKKPNKTDLVYLEESPDYCEPNDELGILGTRGRSCNRTSAGLDGCRLLCCGRGYQTRVRDHEEKCRCRFVWCCRVHCELCRYKRDHHVCN encoded by the exons GAATTTAGCTGCACCCAGTCCCGTCCAAGGAAACACGTCTCTGGATACGTTCACGTTGCACAAAGAGAACTGTCAGAGGCTAGACTACTTAGGCGAGCGGCAGAAACAACTCTGCTTACTGTCCGATAAGATGGTCCAG GTGCTGCAAACGGGCGCTCTGCAGGCCGTCGAGGAGTGCCAGCACCAGTTCCGACACAGCCGGTGGAACTGCAGCACTGTGCAGAACTCCACCGACATCTTTGGAGGCGTGCTCAAGTACA AATCGCGTGAAGCGGCGTTCGTGCACGCGTTGTCTTCAGCGGCGCTCGCGCACGCCGTGGCGCGCGCTTGCTCGCGAGGCGAGCTCAACGAGTGCTCTTGCGACTCGAGGGTGCGGAAGCGTACACCAAGGCACTGGCAGTGGGGAGGATGCTCTGAG GACATAAGGTATGGCGAGATTTACAGCCGGGACTTCGTGGACTCCAAAGAAGACAAGAACACTGATGAGGGGCTGATGAACCTGCATAATAATGAAGCAGGAAGACGG GCGGTCCGCGGGCGCATGCAGCGCGTGTGCAAATGCCACGGCATGTCCGGGTCGTGCTCGGTGCGTGTTTGCTGGCGCCGGCTGCCGCAGCTCCGCGCCGTCGGCGACGCGCTCACCACTCGATACGAAGGGGCGTCACATGTTAAG GTGGTTGaaagaaaaagaggaaagaACATAAGGAAATTGCGACCCCTTCACGCTGACATGAAGAAACCTAACAAAACAGACCTGGTTTACTTAGAAGAATCTCCTGACTACTGCGAACCTAATGATGA gctCGGCATCCTCGGCACGCGCGGGCGCTCGTGCAACCGCACGTCGGCCGGGCTGGACGGTTGCCGCCTGCTGTGCTGCGGGCGCGGCTACCAGACGCGCGTCCGCGACCACGAGGAGAAGTGCCGCTGCCGCTTCGTCTGGTGCTGCCGAGTGCACTGCGAGCTCTGCCGCTACAAGCGGGATCATCATGTCTGCAATTAA